TGCCAGTGGTGAAATTTATGATAAGAATGCTTACACTGCAGCTCATAAAACTCTGCCATTTGGAACAATCGTTAGGGTGACAAATACCAGCACTAACAAATCGGTCGACGTTAAAATTAACGACAGAGGCCCTTCCGTTAAAGGCCGAGTTATCGACCTCTCTTACAAGTCATTTGCACAAATTGGCAACGTAAAGAAGGGCACTGTTCCTGTCAAAATTGAAATTGTCGATGACAGTAAGATCTTTAGATATAAGCACTAATTTGTAGTTACTTCTTGATTTATGATTGGAGAGGAAAGCTCATCACGCTATGGTTTGGCATGCTACTCGAGTTGAATAAGCTACTTACTTGTGGATTTGGTGGTGCTTGTCATCTTGATTTCAGAAATTGTGGTTTCAAAGATTTACTTCGTACTGGATGACAGCAACCAGAAACAAGCCGAACCATCACAAGCTTCATAACAGATGACTTAGAGTAGAAAGAGCCAGCGTCGATGCTGGCTCTTTTGGTATGTGTGATTCCAAAAACTTATTCAGATTCGTAATACCAATCACAGTAAATAAGTGGTCAAAAATAGCGCAGGGAAAAGGCTTAAGAACAAGGCAGAATTTTTTGGTAAGTAGTTATTCTACAATCAAAAATTCTAACGCAGTTATCAAGCGTTTTAACAAGCTAGGATGATCAGTTATTTACTACGATTGGTA
The Vibrio pelagius genome window above contains:
- a CDS encoding septal ring lytic transglycosylase RlpA family protein, with product MKNLRALLTALTLIILVGCTSTSAAGSSKTKEYAQSHTLVGQASWYGNKFHGKLTASGEIYDKNAYTAAHKTLPFGTIVRVTNTSTNKSVDVKINDRGPSVKGRVIDLSYKSFAQIGNVKKGTVPVKIEIVDDSKIFRYKH